A genomic window from Streptomyces sp. NBC_01429 includes:
- a CDS encoding sugar ABC transporter substrate-binding protein, giving the protein MERLLKSSGARRPGTGTGTGTGTGTGTRTRRGARSLLSAAACVFAVTLTAAACSVPSDQAASTADGASSTGAKGPAEVSDLKIAYFSAGTSNAYLQAAIKAAKKEAGALGVKLDVFDGQFDAQKQFDQIQTALTSGRYNAFAVEPNDGNLVCKLLTKNAADKGILVSVFNLPICGRATELGDKTWEPGTVTYVGGQTLDVYRAWVDQVIKDNPGGAKVALISGPDLNANTICFQEAAKEFAKHKGFKVVARQSTDYTTPKGLAAAQTILRANPDLDVIMSNFSGMSRGVVQAVSGVKRAGKVKIYDFGGDAWALDSVKRGSLEQSVMMLPAQETIEAIRALADHVKGEDVPHFINLTESSALPGTPFATRATIGDFHPEY; this is encoded by the coding sequence ATGGAACGACTTCTCAAGAGCTCCGGCGCGCGCAGACCCGGCACCGGCACCGGCACCGGCACCGGCACCGGCACCGGCACCCGCACCCGGCGCGGCGCGCGCTCCCTCCTCTCGGCCGCCGCCTGCGTGTTCGCCGTGACACTGACCGCCGCGGCGTGTTCCGTCCCCTCCGACCAGGCCGCGTCCACCGCCGACGGCGCCTCGTCCACGGGCGCCAAGGGCCCGGCCGAGGTCTCCGATCTCAAGATCGCCTACTTCTCGGCGGGCACCAGCAACGCCTACCTCCAGGCGGCCATCAAGGCGGCCAAGAAGGAAGCCGGCGCGCTGGGGGTGAAACTCGACGTCTTCGACGGGCAGTTCGACGCGCAGAAACAGTTCGACCAGATACAGACGGCGCTGACCAGCGGCCGGTACAACGCCTTCGCCGTCGAACCGAACGACGGCAACCTGGTGTGCAAGCTGCTCACCAAGAACGCCGCCGACAAGGGCATCCTCGTCTCCGTCTTCAACCTGCCGATCTGCGGCCGTGCCACCGAGCTGGGTGACAAGACGTGGGAGCCGGGAACCGTCACCTATGTCGGTGGCCAGACCCTCGACGTCTACCGCGCGTGGGTCGACCAGGTGATCAAGGACAACCCCGGGGGCGCCAAGGTGGCGCTCATCTCAGGCCCCGACCTCAACGCCAACACCATCTGCTTCCAGGAGGCGGCGAAGGAGTTCGCGAAGCACAAGGGGTTCAAGGTCGTGGCCCGGCAGTCCACCGACTACACCACGCCCAAGGGCCTGGCGGCGGCCCAGACGATCCTGCGGGCCAACCCGGACCTCGACGTCATCATGTCCAACTTCTCCGGGATGAGCCGCGGTGTCGTCCAGGCGGTCAGCGGTGTGAAACGCGCCGGGAAGGTCAAGATCTACGACTTCGGCGGCGACGCCTGGGCGCTGGACTCGGTGAAGCGGGGCTCCCTGGAGCAGAGCGTGATGATGCTGCCCGCGCAGGAGACCATCGAGGCGATCCGGGCACTGGCCGACCACGTCAAGGGCGAGGACGTGCCGCACTTCATCAACCTCACCGAGTCGTCCGCGCTGCCCGGCACGCCCTTCGCCACCCGGGCGACCATCGGCGACTTCCACCCCGAGTACTGA
- a CDS encoding polysaccharide deacetylase family protein, which translates to MPLHLPEGKTLAVSIGADFDAHSVWMGTFNLSSPSYLSRGEFCAEVGVPRLISLFERYGVRATWCTPGHSMVTFPERFREIVDAGHEIAAHGCYHEGVPSLDLDTERRLMAAQLAQHEKLVGVRPRGYRSPAWDFTDGTLQILEENGFEWDSSLMGRDFEPYHPRPVTVGWEEGSSFGPPSPLLEFPVSWFLDDFPVAEYIPGVNQGLGSSEVMFQRWKDHFDYAYQHVPSGVLALTVHPQTIARAHNLIGFEKLIDYMRGHEGTWFAGLSEIYDTWTED; encoded by the coding sequence ATGCCTCTCCACCTTCCCGAGGGCAAGACCCTCGCCGTCTCCATCGGTGCCGACTTCGACGCGCACAGCGTCTGGATGGGCACCTTCAACCTCAGCAGCCCCAGCTATCTGTCCCGTGGTGAGTTCTGCGCCGAGGTCGGGGTGCCGCGGCTGATCAGCCTCTTCGAGCGGTACGGGGTACGGGCCACCTGGTGCACTCCGGGGCACTCGATGGTGACGTTCCCCGAGCGCTTCCGGGAGATCGTGGACGCCGGTCACGAGATAGCCGCCCACGGCTGCTACCACGAGGGGGTGCCGAGCCTCGACCTCGATACCGAGCGGCGGTTGATGGCCGCGCAACTGGCCCAGCACGAGAAGCTGGTCGGGGTCCGCCCGCGCGGATACCGTTCGCCGGCCTGGGACTTCACCGACGGGACCCTTCAGATCCTGGAGGAGAACGGTTTCGAGTGGGACTCCTCGCTGATGGGCCGTGACTTCGAGCCGTACCACCCCCGGCCGGTGACCGTGGGCTGGGAGGAGGGCAGCAGCTTCGGTCCGCCGAGCCCGCTGCTGGAGTTCCCCGTCTCGTGGTTCCTCGACGACTTCCCCGTCGCCGAGTACATCCCCGGCGTCAACCAGGGGCTGGGCTCCAGCGAGGTGATGTTCCAGCGCTGGAAGGACCACTTCGACTACGCCTACCAGCATGTGCCGTCAGGTGTGCTCGCGCTGACCGTGCACCCGCAGACCATCGCGCGTGCGCACAACCTGATCGGTTTCGAGAAGCTCATCGACTACATGCGCGGTCACGAGGGCACCTGGTTCGCCGGTCTGAGCGAGATCTACGACACCTGGACCGAGGACTGA
- a CDS encoding nitrilase-related carbon-nitrogen hydrolase, with protein sequence MSNSLTVAAAQFEMREVDGFGAFAGQVRGLLDRTDGADLVVLPELFTAALFTARPGWRADPVGELSRIADYTDDYGALFQDLARTRGQVIVAGSHLVRAPDGDGVHNTAFVFFPDGSVVRHIKTHIFPAEAGWGTGEGDALEPFRVGSVTVGVSICYETEIPEVATVLTRKGADLIVSPSYTFTPAGFWRVRHCAQARAIENQVYVVHCPTTGDPGAPLSPGRGRSSVLGPCDAGFAPDGVLAEAAPDTQDVVMARLDLDLLHENRRTGAATTHTDRRRRASVYRDYADELLAGL encoded by the coding sequence ATGAGTAACTCCCTGACCGTCGCGGCGGCCCAGTTCGAGATGCGCGAGGTCGACGGATTCGGCGCCTTCGCGGGACAGGTGCGCGGCCTCCTCGACCGTACGGACGGCGCCGACCTGGTGGTGCTGCCCGAGCTGTTCACGGCGGCCCTCTTCACGGCACGCCCCGGCTGGCGCGCCGACCCCGTCGGCGAGCTGAGCCGCATCGCGGACTACACCGACGACTACGGCGCCCTGTTCCAGGACTTGGCCCGCACCCGGGGCCAGGTCATCGTCGCCGGCTCCCACCTGGTGCGTGCCCCCGACGGCGACGGGGTGCACAACACGGCGTTCGTGTTCTTCCCCGACGGCTCGGTCGTCCGCCACATCAAGACCCATATCTTCCCGGCCGAAGCCGGCTGGGGGACCGGCGAGGGAGACGCGCTGGAGCCCTTCCGCGTCGGCTCCGTCACCGTCGGCGTCTCCATCTGCTACGAGACGGAGATCCCCGAGGTCGCGACGGTCCTCACCCGCAAGGGCGCGGACCTGATCGTCAGCCCTTCCTACACCTTCACCCCGGCCGGTTTCTGGCGCGTCAGACACTGCGCCCAGGCCCGCGCCATCGAGAACCAGGTGTACGTGGTGCACTGCCCGACCACCGGCGACCCCGGGGCTCCGCTGTCCCCGGGCAGGGGCCGCTCCTCGGTCCTCGGCCCCTGCGACGCGGGCTTCGCCCCGGACGGTGTGCTCGCCGAGGCCGCCCCGGACACCCAGGACGTCGTCATGGCCCGGCTCGATCTCGACCTGCTCCACGAGAACCGGCGTACGGGTGCGGCCACCACCCACACCGACCGGCGCCGCCGCGCTTCGGTCTACCGCGACTACGCCGACGAGCTGCTCGCCGGTCTCTGA
- a CDS encoding SDR family oxidoreductase, with amino-acid sequence MGRLAGKVALVTGGSRGIGRGITEAFVREGAVVVSADLTVADPPVPGVREIRLDVTDENGWAEAVAGVESAHGRLDILVNNAGLISYEPIDTLTLAEWDRVISVDQTGVFLGMRAAIPAMRRAGGGSLINISSAWGVVGGVGTHAYHAAKGAVRSMTRNAAITYAAESIRANSVIPGWIETPLTDAQPADLNAAVLAGTPMRRGGTPAEIAYGCVYLASDESSYVTGTDLVIDGGLLAQ; translated from the coding sequence ATGGGGCGTTTGGCGGGCAAGGTGGCCCTGGTCACCGGGGGTTCCCGGGGGATCGGTCGGGGGATCACCGAGGCGTTCGTCCGTGAGGGCGCCGTGGTCGTATCCGCCGATCTGACCGTGGCGGACCCACCGGTGCCCGGCGTCCGGGAGATCCGTCTCGATGTCACGGACGAGAACGGCTGGGCGGAGGCCGTCGCCGGTGTGGAGAGCGCGCACGGTCGCCTCGACATCCTCGTCAACAACGCCGGTCTCATCTCCTACGAGCCCATCGACACCCTCACCCTCGCCGAATGGGACCGGGTCATCTCCGTCGATCAGACCGGTGTCTTCCTCGGGATGCGGGCGGCGATCCCCGCGATGCGGCGCGCGGGCGGTGGCTCGCTCATCAACATCTCCTCGGCCTGGGGCGTGGTGGGCGGTGTGGGGACCCACGCGTACCACGCCGCCAAGGGCGCGGTGCGCAGCATGACCCGCAACGCGGCCATCACGTACGCCGCCGAGTCGATCCGCGCGAACTCGGTGATCCCCGGCTGGATCGAGACCCCGCTGACCGACGCGCAGCCCGCCGACCTGAACGCGGCGGTACTGGCGGGCACGCCGATGCGCCGAGGTGGCACGCCGGCCGAGATCGCCTACGGATGCGTGTACTTGGCGTCGGACGAGTCGTCGTACGTGACCGGTACCGACCTGGTGATCGACGGCGGGCTGCTCGCCCAGTGA
- a CDS encoding SDR family NAD(P)-dependent oxidoreductase: MSRLEGKIALVSGGARGIGRGIAELFAAQGATVVAADVIRPEPGTPDGRADGAGAVAFEWLDVTDEDAWARVVGVVEDRYGGIDVLVNNAGVGSYEAVHELDAAEWDRVLGVNQTGVFLGMRAVIPAMRRRGGGSLINISSIYGAAAVPGSLAYQATKGAVRSMTRNAAVTYAAESIRANAVLPGWIRTPMTESQSAEFNDAVIASTPMGRGAEPLDIAYGCVYLASDESSYVTGTDLVIDGGFLAR; encoded by the coding sequence ATGAGCCGTTTGGAAGGAAAGATCGCACTTGTCAGTGGCGGGGCCCGGGGCATCGGACGGGGGATCGCCGAACTCTTCGCCGCGCAGGGGGCCACGGTGGTGGCCGCCGATGTCATCCGGCCCGAACCCGGGACGCCGGACGGCCGGGCGGATGGTGCCGGGGCCGTCGCGTTCGAATGGCTCGACGTGACGGACGAGGACGCCTGGGCCCGTGTCGTGGGCGTGGTCGAGGACCGCTACGGCGGTATCGATGTCCTGGTCAACAACGCCGGAGTCGGCTCGTACGAAGCCGTCCACGAGCTGGACGCCGCCGAGTGGGACCGCGTACTCGGTGTGAACCAGACCGGTGTCTTCCTCGGGATGCGGGCCGTGATTCCCGCGATGCGGCGGCGCGGTGGCGGTTCGCTCATCAACATCTCCTCGATCTACGGCGCCGCCGCTGTGCCCGGATCGCTCGCCTACCAGGCGACGAAGGGCGCGGTGCGCAGCATGACCCGCAACGCGGCCGTCACCTACGCCGCCGAGTCGATCCGGGCGAACGCGGTGCTGCCGGGCTGGATCCGTACGCCCATGACCGAGTCGCAGAGTGCCGAGTTCAACGACGCCGTCATCGCGTCGACTCCGATGGGCCGGGGCGCCGAGCCACTGGACATCGCGTACGGGTGTGTCTACCTGGCGTCGGACGAGTCGTCGTACGTGACCGGTACCGATCTGGTGATCGACGGCGGTTTCCTGGCGCGCTGA
- a CDS encoding SDR family NAD(P)-dependent oxidoreductase: MDSKTIVITGASDGVGADAARQLHRRGHRVVVVGRSPRKTNAIGDELGVDRHVVDFCRLADVRALASDLRGAHPRIDVLANNAGGIFGDRTKTVDGFDVTFQVNHLAPFLLTHLLLDTLTTSGASVIQTSSAGARLLGKVVLDDLEHDRDFTPQRAYGTAKLDNILFTQELHRRFHGRGISAAAFHPGTVASNFASNSGNFVQRMYGSRVARLLMTPPAKAAGQLVRLAEGRPGTDWVSGTYYEKGKPAKRNHPQTRDKDISRQLWDRSEQLLSLPQEWPEAPGRVPRGSSSAGRPRWRARAGRGV; encoded by the coding sequence ATGGACTCGAAGACCATCGTCATCACCGGCGCGAGCGACGGCGTCGGTGCCGACGCCGCCCGGCAGCTGCATCGCCGCGGCCACCGGGTCGTCGTGGTGGGGCGATCCCCGCGCAAGACCAACGCCATCGGCGACGAACTCGGCGTCGACCGTCACGTCGTCGACTTCTGCCGCCTCGCGGACGTCCGCGCACTCGCCTCCGATCTGCGCGGCGCCCATCCCCGTATCGACGTGCTGGCCAACAACGCCGGCGGCATCTTCGGTGACCGCACCAAGACCGTGGACGGTTTCGACGTGACCTTCCAGGTCAACCACCTCGCGCCGTTCCTCCTCACCCACCTGCTCCTGGACACCCTCACCACCAGCGGGGCCTCGGTGATCCAGACCTCCAGCGCCGGTGCGCGCCTGCTCGGCAAAGTCGTCCTGGACGATCTCGAACACGACCGGGACTTCACCCCGCAGCGTGCCTACGGCACCGCCAAGCTGGACAACATCCTCTTCACCCAGGAACTGCACCGCCGCTTCCACGGCCGAGGCATCTCCGCGGCCGCCTTCCACCCCGGCACCGTGGCCTCCAACTTCGCCTCCAACTCAGGCAACTTCGTGCAGCGCATGTACGGCAGCCGCGTCGCCCGGCTGCTGATGACGCCACCGGCGAAGGCCGCCGGGCAACTCGTCCGGCTCGCCGAGGGCCGCCCCGGTACGGACTGGGTCTCCGGCACCTACTACGAGAAGGGCAAGCCCGCGAAGCGCAACCACCCGCAGACGCGCGACAAGGACATCTCCCGGCAGCTGTGGGACAGGAGCGAGCAACTGCTGTCGCTCCCTCAGGAATGGCCCGAAGCCCCGGGGCGAGTGCCCCGGGGCTCTTCGTCGGCCGGGCGGCCGCGGTGGAGGGCCCGCGCAGGGCGGGGCGTCTAG
- a CDS encoding ricin-type beta-trefoil lectin domain protein has protein sequence MQLLSCAADGRLVPTADVSPRLRPDANTWSRLVVLLPGADVAAALGQAFHARPGCSSGLNSSSGHVTFSQLGSVVLVTTATKGNSMRASAKIAAMCASAVLTVSAAATATPAQAAVSGFSIRNVATGKCLTAPDYNHYLDLVTCDKNHANQRWANVGFQFQNRFPGLGNWCMTGQAHEQRVYLRACTSAETNWSVASLSDNARTPIGNSTCGYLKWSNSAVACGARSGTMTWVIDY, from the coding sequence GTGCAACTGCTGTCCTGTGCTGCGGACGGCCGGCTGGTGCCGACCGCGGACGTCTCGCCCCGGCTGCGGCCGGACGCCAACACCTGGAGCCGACTGGTCGTTCTGCTGCCCGGGGCTGATGTTGCCGCTGCCCTGGGCCAAGCCTTCCACGCCAGGCCGGGGTGCAGCTCCGGACTAAATTCCTCGTCAGGCCATGTCACGTTCAGCCAGCTTGGTTCCGTCGTGTTGGTGACCACCGCGACGAAAGGAAACAGCATGCGCGCCTCGGCGAAAATCGCGGCCATGTGCGCCTCGGCAGTTCTCACTGTCAGCGCCGCTGCCACGGCGACTCCCGCCCAGGCGGCGGTGAGCGGGTTCAGCATCCGAAACGTGGCGACCGGCAAGTGCCTCACCGCCCCGGACTACAACCACTACCTCGACCTGGTCACGTGCGACAAGAACCACGCCAACCAGCGCTGGGCCAACGTCGGTTTCCAGTTTCAGAACCGCTTCCCCGGTCTGGGTAATTGGTGCATGACCGGCCAGGCTCATGAACAGCGCGTATACCTGCGTGCCTGCACCAGCGCGGAGACCAACTGGTCCGTGGCATCCCTGAGCGACAACGCGCGGACTCCGATCGGCAACTCCACATGCGGTTACCTCAAGTGGAGCAACAGCGCCGTCGCCTGCGGTGCCCGTAGCGGCACCATGACCTGGGTCATCGATTACTAG
- a CDS encoding cupin domain-containing protein gives MEHPRDLSNAMDDVVATLTAGDFLPRVYHHEHRVFPGAAEKITDLFGWDDLNQILETHQLRSPQLRLSRDGKQLPETAYMEARAARRGRRRIRVDPAKLRAALSTGHTLAMRYMDEIHPGLSQLSEAFERRLLSDFEFNLYASWQPTGGFNAHWDNHDVFAIQLRGKKRWRILGRNEFSMHARDSAMGTPPAEVVDDLVLAPGDVLFLPRGYWHDPVTEEGPSLHITGSIPSTTGMDLARWLLDQLREDEAMCAELLRFGDPEGPREVLRRVRERLDEAFDEEDQLKRFFAVRDGAQFGRFKLGLPDVDTTAPVR, from the coding sequence ATGGAACACCCGAGAGACCTCTCGAACGCGATGGACGACGTCGTCGCCACACTGACCGCCGGAGACTTCCTCCCGCGGGTCTACCACCACGAACACCGCGTGTTTCCCGGTGCCGCGGAGAAGATCACAGACCTCTTCGGCTGGGACGACCTGAACCAGATCCTGGAGACGCATCAACTCCGCTCCCCGCAGCTGCGGTTGTCGCGTGACGGCAAGCAACTCCCCGAGACCGCCTACATGGAGGCGCGCGCGGCAAGGCGCGGACGGCGGCGGATCCGCGTCGATCCGGCGAAGCTCCGCGCGGCGCTGAGCACCGGCCACACCCTCGCGATGCGGTACATGGACGAGATCCACCCCGGACTGTCCCAGCTCTCCGAGGCGTTCGAACGCAGACTGCTCAGCGACTTCGAGTTCAACCTCTACGCCTCCTGGCAGCCCACCGGCGGGTTCAACGCCCACTGGGACAACCACGACGTGTTCGCCATCCAACTCCGGGGAAAGAAGCGGTGGCGCATCCTGGGGCGCAACGAATTCTCCATGCACGCACGGGACTCGGCGATGGGAACGCCCCCCGCCGAGGTCGTCGACGACCTGGTGCTCGCTCCCGGCGACGTCCTCTTCCTGCCGCGCGGCTACTGGCACGACCCGGTGACCGAGGAGGGCCCCTCGCTCCACATCACCGGCTCGATCCCCAGCACCACGGGCATGGACCTGGCCCGCTGGCTGCTGGACCAGCTCCGCGAGGACGAGGCCATGTGCGCCGAACTCCTGCGCTTCGGCGACCCGGAGGGCCCGCGCGAGGTGCTGCGCAGGGTACGGGAGCGCCTTGACGAGGCGTTCGACGAGGAGGACCAGCTCAAGCGGTTCTTCGCGGTCCGCGACGGCGCCCAGTTCGGAAGGTTCAAGCTGGGCCTCCCGGACGTGGACACCACCGCACCGGTGAGGTAG